Sequence from the Sciurus carolinensis chromosome 1, mSciCar1.2, whole genome shotgun sequence genome:
CTGTTGCCAGAGCCAGAGGGCTCAGACCAGAGGCACTCACCAGCCCTTCTACACATGGTGACCTGGGGCTTGTCAGTTCCGGGCACACTGAAGGCCCTCTGAGCACCATTCCCCTTGTCCCCTACACCGGTCACTGTGAGGGCCTCCAATAGATTCACCTCTCAAAGCACCAGCTTCACCAGCTGAAAGAGCTCAGCAGAGCCTCCTCTAGGGGACATCCCTCCCCACTCCAGGCTGCACTCTGCTCCTCTGCTGGCAGCCAGGGTGAGGGCGGGCAGGCGAAGGCAGAGTGGGAAGGCTGGACTGACTCGTCTGATTGACTCTGGGCAATGCTAGCCTTTCCCTTACTCTAGAACCTTCAGTGCTCTATCTCCCTACCACCAGGGCCCAAGCTGGATGCCAGGCAAGGTGGACCCCTTTCCTCTGGCATCCAGGACTCACCTTAGTGCCTGGCAACACCTGGGCCCTCTGTGGGGGTCCTGGCCGTTCAGGGGGACTGGACTGGGCTGCCCTAAGCATGCGGAAAGGCACAGAGGAAGAGGACCCTATCTCAGATCCCGGTGGCCACCCATCAGCCACCCATGGGGGAGGTTAACCCTTTGTAGCCCTTTTGGAGAGTAGCTTTGTGTGGTGGAGTAGTTGATCAGCCTGAGGGAGGGACCCCTTCCCCTGCACTGGAGTCCTGGGAGAAATGGTCCCAGCACCCCAGCACCCACAGGGGGTATACCTGTGAGGTGAAGAGTTATGGGATACATGAGGGAAGGGAGGTATACGGGTGGTGATCAGCAAGTTCAGGGATTGGGGCTCAGAAGCAAATGGCAGGTACACAGGTAGGGCAGGCTTTAGAAGTGTCCCTAGCTGAAGGACATGGTAGCAGCTAAGCGAGGCTTGTACCTGTATTGGCAGCTGGATCCCTTGAGCTGGCAAAGTCGCTGGTGCAGGCGGGCACGGTGCCAGTAACTGGCACCAAGTAGCACTAGGACCAGCAacagcaggaggctgaggagcaaccctgtggtcagggagCTGGTTGCTGTGGGAGGAGATCAGGTTTAAAGATGGGCAGGGCTAAGGGCTCTGTAcccaggagggagcagaggccagggagtGAAGAGGTCAGAGAATGCATGAGGTCAAGAGGAGGGAACGGGGAAGGATGAGCCATTTTGCCCTCCCATTGTCTGGCCCCAGGCTACCTCGGAGCTGCGTGGTGCAGTCAGGGGGTGCCCAGCCCTCCTCACAGTGGCAGTGCCTGTTGCTGTCACAGACCTAAAAGTACAGGGTGAGCAGTGAGGGGTTCTGCACTCTGGGACCATTTTCCTGTCTTCGGTTTTTCGAGATCTCAGACTTTCACAATTGGAAAGTGTGCTAGGGatgatgggaagagagagccagagcccaggagaGAGGGAATCTTTATCCATGTCAGAGGAAATTGGGTCAAATGAACACTGTGGGGCATGTTCAATATGCTAGACACTGTGCTAGAGGCTTTCATACTCCTTACATCAGGGAATAGTGCCCAGGAAGTATGCACGATTATTATGCCTATTTGATGAACAAGGAAactgagctcagagaggttaataaTCTACcctaggtcacacagctaataagggGCAGAGCAAAGATTGGAATCCAAATAAATCATTTCCATACcattttttttggtgtgtatgtgtgtgtgtgtgtgtgtgtgtgtgttcgttcGTTTGTtcctggggataaaacccagggctgctctaccactgagctacatgcccagtcttttttattttttattttgagatagggtctcactaagttgctgaggctgtccttacacttggaattctcctgtctTGGCCTGCTAAGtcgctggattacaggtgtgtgctactgtgcccagcatgTCTGTCTATTTTCAGAGCCCCTCGTTCTTCTCCCCGCTGGAGGCtcccttctcctctttttttgggggggtacaactttccatttctatggttgtacacaatgtagattcccTTCTCCCCTTTAACCAGCTCACCCCATGTCCATGGCATTTGCTTCGACACTCTTGTGCTCCCAGGAGATCCACAGGCTGGCATCGACGGTCAATACACACCTGCCCCAAGGGGAGAGGAGAGCAATCACATTTCTCACAAAGCTTTACCAGGCGTAGGAGGCCAGCCAGGCTGGGGCCAGCACattcttttataaatgaagaaactgaggctcagtgggAAGACAAGACTTTGCTCATTCCAGGGTAAGAATGTGATTTCCGGTAGAGTTTGTGCCTTTTACACTGGTGGACAGTGAAGCCTGGACACTGCTTGTCTTAGTCCAGATGTCCCTTCCTACCTGATCTTGTCCACCCAGGTTGCTCACCAGGCCAGGGCCACAGGCTGTGCCAGGCAGAGTCAGGAGGGGCTGGGCCACATCATTGCCCAGGTCCAGATGTACCCAGCTGCAGTTCAGTTGTGTCCCATTGGCTTCCAGGGTCTCCCAGAGCAGATCTTGGGCTGAGCCCAGAAGAGGCTGGGTCCTACCCCCCTGGCACTGGAGCTGCCCACAGACAGCATCTCTGAGGGTGGGGACAAGAGCAAGCAGGGTCAGTGGGAGTGGGGTGAAGACTCCCACAAACAAAGAGGAGGGGCCAGGTTTCCCCACTTACCTAGGGGCACAGGGCATGTAGCTGCCATTGGCACTTCGCCCGCAGTTCCCAAAAGCATCGCCCCGAATATTGGCTCTTTGGAGGCAAAGTGGTGCAGCGGGCTGGGCCCCAGGTCCCCAGAGCAACTGGCACTGCTGGGTATAGGAGGCACAGcgcccatgcacacacacagcctGTCCACCAGCACAGGGCTCACCGTCCCCCAGGCTGATGTCAGGGGGACACTGAGAGCTGTCTCCTGGGCAAAACTCGGGCAGGTCACAGTCTCCTCTGGTAGGACGGCACTGCCAACCAGCTGGGCGCAGCTGTGGAGGGTGGGTGAGTATGAGTGTAACTATTGGACAAATTCAGCCAGTGCTGGAGATCAGAATGACCCTTTTACTCTGGCCCCCTGCAGGTGAGCTCTGGATAGCCAGTCAAATCTGTGCCCACCTGGtgcttctctccccaccccccaatactggggatttaacccagaggtgctttaccaccaagccacatccccagtcctttttatgttttattttgagacagggtctcactaagttgcatagggccttgctaaattgctgaagctggctttgaacttgtgatcctcctgcctcagcctcctgagtcgctggaattataagcatgtgcctCTGGGCCCAGTTTACCTGGCAGTTCTGACAACAGGGTCCATCAGATGCACACTGTGCCCCTGGCCTCAACTGGCAGGTGAGGTAATCACAACAGGGATCTGTACAGTCCTGGGTGAGGGTACAGAGTGGGGGCCAAGAATAAGAGCAGGCTGGGCCTGAGAGCCTACCCCTGGCGTCTCCTCCCAAACAGCACACCCACAAGGCTGCCCCAAGCCACAAGCAATGAAAGCTAGAGCCCAGCAATCCACGTACTGTCCCTGCAAACAGGGTGGTCCCCTCAGAACCACAGAGGAACTCAGAAGGCTTGAAGAGGTCTAAGGAGCCAGGGCGAGGGTACACAAGTGAGTGGGCAAGGCTTTGGGTGAGGGGCTCACATCCGGGAAGCCACAGTCACACTGCTCGCCAGGGTCCACAAACATATTTCCGCAGAAAGGGGCCATAGGGGGCAGGCTGGGCAGCCGTTCAAAGAGGCAGCTGCCCATCCCCTCCAGGAGGGCTTTCTCCAGGGCCTGTCGGCTGCAGTTGCTGAAGTTCAGGCCTGGCAGGAAGCTGGGGAGGGCAGCAAGGAAGGTTGGGGCTGAGGACCCCTCCCTGCCTCACCCCTCCCCCTCTTTATCCTGCTGGCCACTCACTCAGTGGAGGCCTCCATGATGCAGCTCTTTGCTGGGGCTGgacctggacaggggcagctgcTCCCAGGTGAATCATGGTCCAGGCCTAGGCTGTGGCCCAACTCATGGGCTATTGAGGAGGCAACTCCCAGGATGCTTATGGAGTGGTCCTGTCATTGGGAAGGGAATACCCCAGGTCCAGACCCAGCCTGGCTCCAAACCCAATGCCCTGCCTGTCCTGACTGCTCTTGTCCTCTTTCTGTGGGGCCTCTTGGGCACTCAGTGGGCACCATCTCCCTCCTTAATTTCTTCTAAAGTAGGAGGTAAGTCCAGTATGGGTgacaggaaactgaggttctAGCTCAGCTCTGTCCACCTGGAGATCACCTCTGTTCTTTGAAACTCAGCTTCCCCTGACCTTCCCCCTAGAAATAGGAAGACTTGCACAGTGAAGTGATGGCCATAGGTGAGGGGGTGGTTTCCTGAGAAGCAGAGGCCACATCATGTACCTGTGTCCTCTATGACTTTGAGGTTGGCCAACTTTGTAAGGGAGTTTCAATGAATAAATGGTTCCATACTTGGGAGAAACTAAACTGAGAATGGAGAAGAGACTTGCAAATAACTCACCATGTTCACACCTCCTGAGAAGTCAGGAGAACAGATGGAGTTCTGAATGGCCATGCCCACCATGGGCCCAGAGAATGAAATATCACTGTGAAACCAAGAGGTCAAAGGTCAGAGACGGAAACCCTGGTGGTCAGAGCTTCAGGGCCTGAGGTATCAAGTTGAAGGGGTGTGAATTTGACCAGGACAGGGTATAGACAGGCCCCTCTGACCGAGCGTGAGGGACTTACGTCACCAGTTGAGCATTGTCGTGGGGCAGTCGGGGCAGCAAGTCTGCCCGGCGCCAGTGGAGGAAGTTTTCTAGTGTGACAGCTGGGTTTGGGCTCATCTCTACCAGGTCATGCTGGGTCCACGCCTCCAGGCCCACTAGTACCACCCGGACATTCAAGGGTTGGAAGAACTGAAAGagaactgaggttcagaaaagaGGTTGCTACAGTCAGGGGTCTGTGGggctcctgcccagccctggactcaccaTGTCTAGCATGAGGGCCACATCCAGTGTGCGATTCAGCAAGCGCTGGAAGTCGGGGTACCTCCTGACCTGTGAAAAGATGAGAAGTTACTGTGAAAGATG
This genomic interval carries:
- the Adam15 gene encoding disintegrin and metalloproteinase domain-containing protein 15 isoform X6 translates to MRLALLWALGLLGAGSPLPSWPLPNIGFTEEQQVRPERTLRGPLEPQILQDKAPISLAEVLQTSLSQGRRIKVELDGESHILELLQNRDLVPSRPTLVWYQPDGARVVSEGHTLENCCYQGRVQGHATSWVSMCTCSGLRGLVVLSPKRSYVLELGPGDIQGPPIISRIQNLRLSDHVCALSQNAPVPTQALPVHPLGQRHIRRHKRDVITETKIVELVIVADHSEVRRYPDFQRLLNRTLDVALMLDMFFQPLNVRVVLVGLEAWTQHDLVEMSPNPAVTLENFLHWRRADLLPRLPHDNAQLVTDISFSGPMVGMAIQNSICSPDFSGGVNMDHSISILGVASSIAHELGHSLGLDHDSPGSSCPCPGPAPAKSCIMEASTDFLPGLNFSNCSRQALEKALLEGMGSCLFERLPSLPPMAPFCGNMFVDPGEQCDCGFPDDCTDPCCDYLTCQLRPGAQCASDGPCCQNCQLRPAGWQCRPTRGDCDLPEFCPGDSSQCPPDISLGDGEPCAGGQAVCVHGRCASYTQQCQLLWGPGAQPAAPLCLQRANIRGDAFGNCGRSANGSYMPCAPRDAVCGQLQCQGGRTQPLLGSAQDLLWETLEANGTQLNCSWVHLDLGNDVAQPLLTLPGTACGPGLVCIDRRCQPVDLLGAQECRSKCHGHGVCDSNRHCHCEEGWAPPDCTTQLRATSSLTTGLLLSLLLLLVLVLLGASYWHRARLHQRLCQLKGSSCQYRAAQSSPPERPGPPQRAQVLPGTKSQGPTKPPPPRKPLPADPDGRRPSADLPGPGAGIMPLVVPSRPAPPPPATSSLYL
- the Adam15 gene encoding disintegrin and metalloproteinase domain-containing protein 15 isoform X4, translated to MRLALLWALGLLGAGSPLPSWPLPNIGFTEEQQVRPERTLRGPLEPQILQDKAPISLAEVLQTSLSQGRRIKVELDGESHILELLQNRDLVPSRPTLVWYQPDGARVVSEGHTLENCCYQGRVQGHATSWVSMCTCSGLRGLVVLSPKRSYVLELGPGDIQGPPIISRIQNLRLSDHVCALSQNAPVPTQALPVHPLGQRHIRRHKRDVITETKIVELVIVADHSEVRRYPDFQRLLNRTLDVALMLDMFFQPLNVRVVLVGLEAWTQHDLVEMSPNPAVTLENFLHWRRADLLPRLPHDNAQLVTDISFSGPMVGMAIQNSICSPDFSGGVNMDHSISILGVASSIAHELGHSLGLDHDSPGSSCPCPGPAPAKSCIMEASTDFLPGLNFSNCSRQALEKALLEGMGSCLFERLPSLPPMAPFCGNMFVDPGEQCDCGFPDDCTDPCCDYLTCQLRPGAQCASDGPCCQNCQLRPAGWQCRPTRGDCDLPEFCPGDSSQCPPDISLGDGEPCAGGQAVCVHGRCASYTQQCQLLWGPGAQPAAPLCLQRANIRGDAFGNCGRSANGSYMPCAPRDAVCGQLQCQGGRTQPLLGSAQDLLWETLEANGTQLNCSWVHLDLGNDVAQPLLTLPGTACGPGLVCIDRRCQPVDLLGAQECRSKCHGHGVCDSNRHCHCEEGWAPPDCTTQLRATSSLTTGLLLSLLLLLVLVLLGASYWHRARLHQRLCQLKGSSCQYRAAQSSPPERPGPPQRAQVLPGTKAELADRPNPPTRPLPADPVVRRPKSQGPTKPPPPRKPLPADPDGRRPSADLPGPGAGIMPLVVPSRPAPPPPATSSLYL
- the Adam15 gene encoding disintegrin and metalloproteinase domain-containing protein 15 isoform X3, whose protein sequence is MRLALLWALGLLGAGSPLPSWPLPNIGFTEEQQVRPERTLRGPLEPQILQDKAPISLAEVLQTSLSQGRRIKVELDGESHILELLQNRDLVPSRPTLVWYQPDGARVVSEGHTLENCCYQGRVQGHATSWVSMCTCSGLRGLVVLSPKRSYVLELGPGDIQGPPIISRIQNLRLSDHVCALSQNAPVPTQALPVHPLGQRHIRRHKRDVITETKIVELVIVADHSEVRRYPDFQRLLNRTLDVALMLDMFFQPLNVRVVLVGLEAWTQHDLVEMSPNPAVTLENFLHWRRADLLPRLPHDNAQLVTDISFSGPMVGMAIQNSICSPDFSGGVNMDHSISILGVASSIAHELGHSLGLDHDSPGSSCPCPGPAPAKSCIMEASTDFLPGLNFSNCSRQALEKALLEGMGSCLFERLPSLPPMAPFCGNMFVDPGEQCDCGFPDDCTDPCCDYLTCQLRPGAQCASDGPCCQNCQLRPAGWQCRPTRGDCDLPEFCPGDSSQCPPDISLGDGEPCAGGQAVCVHGRCASYTQQCQLLWGPGAQPAAPLCLQRANIRGDAFGNCGRSANGSYMPCAPRDAVCGQLQCQGGRTQPLLGSAQDLLWETLEANGTQLNCSWVHLDLGNDVAQPLLTLPGTACGPGLVCIDRRCQPVDLLGAQECRSKCHGHGVCDSNRHCHCEEGWAPPDCTTQLRATSSLTTGLLLSLLLLLVLVLLGASYWHRARLHQRLCQLKGSSCQYRAAQSSPPERPGPPQRAQVLPGTKQVSALGFPAPPSRPLPPDPVPKRLQSQGPTKPPPPRKPLPADPDGRRPSADLPGPGAGIMPLVVPSRPAPPPPATSSLYL
- the Adam15 gene encoding disintegrin and metalloproteinase domain-containing protein 15 isoform X1; this encodes MRLALLWALGLLGAGSPLPSWPLPNIGFTEEQQVRPERTLRGPLEPQILQDKAPISLAEVLQTSLSQGRRIKVELDGESHILELLQNRDLVPSRPTLVWYQPDGARVVSEGHTLENCCYQGRVQGHATSWVSMCTCSGLRGLVVLSPKRSYVLELGPGDIQGPPIISRIQNLRLSDHVCALSQNAPVPTQALPVHPLGQRHIRRHKRDVITETKIVELVIVADHSEVRRYPDFQRLLNRTLDVALMLDMFFQPLNVRVVLVGLEAWTQHDLVEMSPNPAVTLENFLHWRRADLLPRLPHDNAQLVTDISFSGPMVGMAIQNSICSPDFSGGVNMDHSISILGVASSIAHELGHSLGLDHDSPGSSCPCPGPAPAKSCIMEASTDFLPGLNFSNCSRQALEKALLEGMGSCLFERLPSLPPMAPFCGNMFVDPGEQCDCGFPDDCTDPCCDYLTCQLRPGAQCASDGPCCQNCQLRPAGWQCRPTRGDCDLPEFCPGDSSQCPPDISLGDGEPCAGGQAVCVHGRCASYTQQCQLLWGPGAQPAAPLCLQRANIRGDAFGNCGRSANGSYMPCAPRDAVCGQLQCQGGRTQPLLGSAQDLLWETLEANGTQLNCSWVHLDLGNDVAQPLLTLPGTACGPGLVCIDRRCQPVDLLGAQECRSKCHGHGVCDSNRHCHCEEGWAPPDCTTQLRATSSLTTGLLLSLLLLLVLVLLGASYWHRARLHQRLCQLKGSSCQYRAAQSSPPERPGPPQRAQVLPGTKQVSALGFPAPPSRPLPPDPVPKRLQAELADRPNPPTRPLPADPVVRRPKSQGPTKPPPPRKPLPADPDGRRPSADLPGPGAGIMPLVVPSRPAPPPPATSSLYL
- the Adam15 gene encoding disintegrin and metalloproteinase domain-containing protein 15 isoform X5, translated to MRLALLWALGLLGAGSPLPSWPLPNIGFTEEQQVRPERTLRGPLEPQILQDKAPISLAEVLQTSLSQGRRIKVELDGESHILELLQNRDLVPSRPTLVWYQPDGARVVSEGHTLENCCYQGRVQGHATSWVSMCTCSGLRGLVVLSPKRSYVLELGPGDIQGPPIISRIQNLRLSDHVCALSQNAPVPTQALPVHPLGQRHIRRHKRDVITETKIVELVIVADHSEVRRYPDFQRLLNRTLDVALMLDMFFQPLNVRVVLVGLEAWTQHDLVEMSPNPAVTLENFLHWRRADLLPRLPHDNAQLVTDISFSGPMVGMAIQNSICSPDFSGGVNMDHSISILGVASSIAHELGHSLGLDHDSPGSSCPCPGPAPAKSCIMEASTDFLPGLNFSNCSRQALEKALLEGMGSCLFERLPSLPPMAPFCGNMFVDPGEQCDCGFPDDCTDPCCDYLTCQLRPGAQCASDGPCCQNCQLRPAGWQCRPTRGDCDLPEFCPGDSSQCPPDISLGDGEPCAGGQAVCVHGRCASYTQQCQLLWGPGAQPAAPLCLQRANIRGDAFGNCGRSANGSYMPCAPRDAVCGQLQCQGGRTQPLLGSAQDLLWETLEANGTQLNCSWVHLDLGNDVAQPLLTLPGTACGPGLVCIDRRCQPVDLLGAQECRSKCHGHGVCDSNRHCHCEEGWAPPDCTTQLRATSSLTTGLLLSLLLLLVLVLLGASYWHRARLHQRLCQLKGSSCQYRAAQSSPPERPGPPQRAQVLPGTKVSALGFPAPPSRPLPPDPVPKRLQSQGPTKPPPPRKPLPADPDGRRPSADLPGPGAGIMPLVVPSRPAPPPPATSSLYL
- the Adam15 gene encoding disintegrin and metalloproteinase domain-containing protein 15 isoform X2 translates to MRLALLWALGLLGAGSPLPSWPLPNIGFTEEQQVRPERTLRGPLEPQILQDKAPISLAEVLQTSLSQGRRIKVELDGESHILELLQNRDLVPSRPTLVWYQPDGARVVSEGHTLENCCYQGRVQGHATSWVSMCTCSGLRGLVVLSPKRSYVLELGPGDIQGPPIISRIQNLRLSDHVCALSQNAPVPTQALPVHPLGQRHIRRHKRDVITETKIVELVIVADHSEVRRYPDFQRLLNRTLDVALMLDMFFQPLNVRVVLVGLEAWTQHDLVEMSPNPAVTLENFLHWRRADLLPRLPHDNAQLVTDISFSGPMVGMAIQNSICSPDFSGGVNMDHSISILGVASSIAHELGHSLGLDHDSPGSSCPCPGPAPAKSCIMEASTDFLPGLNFSNCSRQALEKALLEGMGSCLFERLPSLPPMAPFCGNMFVDPGEQCDCGFPDDCTDPCCDYLTCQLRPGAQCASDGPCCQNCQLRPAGWQCRPTRGDCDLPEFCPGDSSQCPPDISLGDGEPCAGGQAVCVHGRCASYTQQCQLLWGPGAQPAAPLCLQRANIRGDAFGNCGRSANGSYMPCAPRDAVCGQLQCQGGRTQPLLGSAQDLLWETLEANGTQLNCSWVHLDLGNDVAQPLLTLPGTACGPGLVCIDRRCQPVDLLGAQECRSKCHGHGVCDSNRHCHCEEGWAPPDCTTQLRATSSLTTGLLLSLLLLLVLVLLGASYWHRARLHQRLCQLKGSSCQYRAAQSSPPERPGPPQRAQVLPGTKVSALGFPAPPSRPLPPDPVPKRLQAELADRPNPPTRPLPADPVVRRPKSQGPTKPPPPRKPLPADPDGRRPSADLPGPGAGIMPLVVPSRPAPPPPATSSLYL
- the Adam15 gene encoding disintegrin and metalloproteinase domain-containing protein 15 isoform X7, which gives rise to MRLALLWALGLLGAGSPLPSWPLPNIGFTEEQQVRPERTLRGPLEPQILQDKAPISLAEVLQTSLSQGRRIKVELDGESHILELLQNRDLVPSRPTLVWYQPDGARVVSEGHTLENCCYQGRVQGHATSWVSMCTCSGLRGLVVLSPKRSYVLELGPGDIQGPPIISRIQNLRLSDHVCALSQNAPVPTQALPVHPLGQRHIRRHKRDVITETKIVELVIVADHSEVRRYPDFQRLLNRTLDVALMLDMFFQPLNVRVVLVGLEAWTQHDLVEMSPNPAVTLENFLHWRRADLLPRLPHDNAQLVTDISFSGPMVGMAIQNSICSPDFSGGVNMDHSISILGVASSIAHELGHSLGLDHDSPGSSCPCPGPAPAKSCIMEASTDFLPGLNFSNCSRQALEKALLEGMGSCLFERLPSLPPMAPFCGNMFVDPGEQCDCGFPDDCTDPCCDYLTCQLRPGAQCASDGPCCQNCQLRPAGWQCRPTRGDCDLPEFCPGDSSQCPPDISLGDGEPCAGGQAVCVHGRCASYTQQCQLLWGPGAQPAAPLCLQRANIRGDAFGNCGRSANGSYMPCAPRDAVCGQLQCQGGRTQPLLGSAQDLLWETLEANGTQLNCSWVHLDLGNDVAQPLLTLPGTACGPGLVCIDRRCQPVDLLGAQECRSKCHGHGVCDSNRHCHCEEGWAPPDCTTQLRATSSLTTGLLLSLLLLLVLVLLGASYWHRARLHQRLCQLKGSSCQYSLRGLPSPHPQGSHCLLTPMAGALRLTCLAQGLESCP